The Peromyscus maniculatus bairdii isolate BWxNUB_F1_BW_parent chromosome 6, HU_Pman_BW_mat_3.1, whole genome shotgun sequence genomic interval CACAGATCCGGCCTCCATGTCTGAGATGAGACACCTGACCGTGGACAGGTGTCCAGGTCTTGCTGACTCTGTAGAaaccctcctctcctcttgtgCCTTTCTCCCTGGCTCCTCTCTCACTATTGTGCTTTCTTGGCTCCATTTCCTCACTCCCTTCTTTTTGCCTGACTCTTCCACCTGACTGCTTCTCCTTCACCTTCTTTGTCAGCCTCTAGGCGCTGTCCTCTGGGgactttgctcctttcctgggtcCCTGTGGCAGGATGTTTCCTGTGGTCACTCCCCAGGGATTTGCAGCTCTCCGAGGCTCTGTTTTCCAACTCCATCTCATTGCCACTCCTGGGACTCAGAGGAGGAGTTATTATTTACTGGTGTGATCGGTGGTGTGCTTTCAGGCAGTGAGGAGAAGACCCCCCTGGCTCCTACCTACCCCAGTGACCCCTATTGCCAGGCGGCAGTCATAAATGCTGGGAGGCACTGGTGTGGGCGAGATCCTGCGCTCACGCAGAAATGAGTAAGACCCAGTGTTCATCAGTGAGCTCACCATGGTGAGGGTGAGAGAAAGGGGGTACATACGTGAATCTGACTAATAGGAAGACGCtaagggcaggagggagggcacAAGGCGTGCTTTGTGCTTTGCATGTGCCAGAGCAGGTAGAAATGGAGTCTGGTTGGGTTAGAGAAGGCCTTTTAAGTGGTCTTCAAAGGGTAGTCGAGGTCTCAGCAGAAGGAGAGACACCATGTGGGGCTGTGGACACATTCTGAGCAGGGTCATCAGGGAAGCCACGGGTCTTGGCTTCACCATGTGCTTGTACCCTCGTTCAGACAGAGAGgaacagcggggggggggggggttggaataCAGCGGGTGTTGGCGTGTAGAGTGTTTCACCATGCACTTTATGGAAGAGACACACAATGTAGCTTCTGAGCAGAGAGGTGCCGGCAGATGTGAATGAAGTGGCAGACTCACCCTGAGCGGCGTGCTTTGTTCCCCGTGGGCCCCTCCTCAGGGTGGAGAGTTTTTATTGAGCTCTACCTAAAGTAGGTTGTGATGGAAAAGGAGGCATCACTttaggaggggaggagggggacatTCATGTGCCTTGGGGAGGAGGTTGGGGGGATACTAGGGGGCTTTGCAAAGACATAGAAAAGGACACTGGAGGACCCAAGACCCACTTTATCTGTGCTGTGCAGGCTAGTTGCCACGGTGACCCCGGGGCAGAGACCAGGGGCTCTGATTCTGCTAGCTCTCAGAATGCAGTGGTGGTGGCctggcctcctcctctccctggggGCTGCCTGGTGAGGGCCTCCACACTGGTGCTTGTGGCTTGGGGTTTCTGGCTGCCGCTCTGGCCCTGGGGAGCAgggtgtgcctctgagtcaccACCTGGGCATCTGGGCCTGGAACCATGGGTGAGtcacccagcactgggggagcagAGAGAAGCTGCTTGGTGTCTGGGGGGGGAAGAGAGCTGGGCCCACAGGAAGGGTGGTGCCCGACTGGGGATGGGACACAGAGCAGAAGGGGGCAGTGGGGAGTCCGAGGTCTTGAGGTCAGCTCTCCCCTGAAGACCCTTCCTTGGACCCGGTTGAAGGGGACACagtgtttatttttctccatgGAGAAGACATACTGGAGACTGGTGAGGACCTGAGGAAGGGCCGTGGCTGGGTAGAGGAGTCGTTCCCACCCACTCACCCCTCTGTAAAATGAAGAAGAGGGGGTTCATGTCTCCCTCTTTTGCATCCTATGCAGACAGCTGCTCACTGCAGCTGTACCTGGTACGGAATAATCGCCATGGCTCCTTTTGAGGTACTTTTAGACACGCCCACTCACCTCACTACCGTCTTTCAGAGGGATTCTGGTGCCAGGCATTTAAAACAAAgcgaaacaaacaacaaaagctttCTTCGAGCTCCCGACCTCCTCCTCTGTATGTCTCCAGCTGCTCTTTTGGACCCCAGCTTTCTAAGTGTGGCCTGGACTGCTTCTCTCCgtccctttctgtctcccttacacacacacacacacacacacacacacacacacacacacacacacccatgaacacaGGCTGTGAAGTTCCTACCCACTCTGTGTCCCTGAGTCCTCGGACACAGGAGGGAGCTGTAGCTGTGACTCACAGGCATAATATGAGAACCAGGCTTGGAATGAGTCTCTAGGCCCCAGAACAAAAGCTGCCTCCCCTCATCCCTGACCAGGCTCCCCTTTCCCACAATGCCTTTGCCTCCTTGCTGTGGCCTAGATGAGCTCAGGGATGCCCTTGGCTGGGCCTGGAGGCTCCTCCAGCTAGTGTCCAGGCCAGCACTGTCTGAGAAGGGAGTGGACCAAGAGGGAGCGTGTGTGGGGTGGCAGGATGCCAGATTCGATCAAGATCAGGTTGGGGCAGGTTCTGTTTCCAAAAAAATGACAAGTTGGGGGTCAGGAGAGCCTCTGAATGCCTACCCTGGGTGTCTTGGCCACTTTACTCCCTTCTGGGTCTTTCTGCCACCTGGTCTGGTGAGTACCTCTGTGCTGCAGCAGACCTGGGTTCCATCTTTGTCCCGCCGTCTTGATCCTCGTCTGTATAGCTTTCTCTGACTTCCGAGTGGGGTCTCCCATTTGAAGGGACCCTCTCTGAAGTTGTGGATGGAAGGACCTTCTCCAGATtactcttcaagttgcttttgcaACTTCATGGTCTGTTCTCCCGTCTCCGGGTCTGAGGTCTCTGTGTTCCTCAGGTTAGATAGGCCCATCTAGGGCCTCATTTGGGGGGCTTAGGCCTAGGGGTAGGTCATGGATATGTGAGAGATGCTTTCATAAGAATCCCTAGTTTGAGCCAGATGCAATGCAATAGAGCCTATCTGTACTCCTGCatcaggagaccgaggcaggacAGTCATGAGGTCAAGGCCTgactgggctgcacagtgagatgtTGTCACAAAAGCAAACAATACTGAGtccatttgtttttgcttttgcaatgtcTTAGATTTTATTAGGACTAAGAAGCCAGAGACTGGGCCTCAGTGCTCAGCCCACCTGGGTCCCTGTGTAGCGGCAGAGCCTTGCCCAAGGCTGCTTCCCGTGCTTTTCTGAGTGGGTGAAGGTGGGCtggtggggcagagctggcagggaaCACTCAGGGCTTTCCCTTCTTCCAGCCCTGGCTCCTCTGGCCTTACCCTGGAATCCACTCAATATTCTTAGAGGAATTTGGAAAAAGTGACCTCTGAACTGTGACCTCATCTCTTCCCCTTCTAGCTTGATCCCAAGATACTGGCCATTTAACTTTTTTTAGTTCTAACCCCAACAGAATCCTTCCTGGTGGAGAGGGTCTTCAATCGCCTCCATCCTGCCACGGGTCTGCAAAGAGCCAGCTTGTGTGACACAGCTCTCAGCCTGGCCAGAGACACATCTGTCACCCTATGAGAGTCCCTGGTCCGAGGGACGAAACGTTCCTGCCTAAGAGAGTTTCCCTTTAGATGGCAGAGACTCTGACTTAGATAGACTAGAGTTGGCGAAAGGTTCGGCCCCTTCATGGAGCCTCAGACTTCTGGACTGTTCCCATGGCTACTGTCAAGCAATCCTGGGAGCCCATGGACACATTTGTGTTCTACATTCCTGGCACTGATAGGAGTCAAATCGACACCCTAGCCACCCTGCCATCTCTTCCTGTGgccctctctgcttcccatgGACACTCACGTAGGGAGGCCTACCCCCAGAGGTGTGTCCTTAGGACACAAGGTTCTGCTTCAGGTGACTCCCAGACCACAGGGGAGGTTTAACATCCGATTACAGTGTAAAGTGGCAGTGTGGCCCGTCATCCTTAGGGAGCACACTTCCAGGGCGGGATGCAGGCACTGACCTGCCATTCCTAGAGGGGCTTGGTGAAGCAGACGCGGGCCGTGTAGACTGGACTTGAGGCCGCAAGTGCCTTGGTGGTGGTCTTTTGTGTCTCTAGATCCAAGATGTTCAGTCCCCTGGAAGAGGCTATGGATGTGGTTGTCAACACCTTCTACAAGTACTCTCCGTCAAGAGGGTGACAAGCACAAACTCAGCAAGGGGGAGATGAAGGGACTTTGCAGAAAGAACTGCTGAGCATTGTGGGGGTAATTGAGGaggctgggaggggagagagagtcctggggagcggggggggggggggctggggggggacACGACCGACAACGACatcttttcctgttttcattcTCAAGGTGCCTGCTGGTGCCAGTGCCAGGGTGGGGCTGAGGACCTTCCCCTTAGCTTTCATGTCTCCGGTCCCTGGGATGGCAGTTAGGTCTATGGGCTTATGAATGGCTGTTTCCTTCAGCATTCCTGAACGCATTGCTGTTGGGGGCTTCAGAGTCCATCTATCTAATCCTGTTGTTTTCTAGGGGAACAGTCCCAAACTCAGAGAAGGGTAGCAGCAGGCCCACGGTCACACAAGGACATTACTAGGGCATtagtttccctttttattttacagttacaTGGCAAGCCAAGAAAGTATGCAGAGAGAATAGGTTCCAGCTAAGACATGAGCCCTGGGACATTTGGCACAGTGGGTACAGCCAgctctcagtttacttcctgccCTATACAGACGAATGGGGAATCCTAGAGTCAGGTCTCAAGTCTTAATATATGAGGCaggtcttgctttttttttttttttttttccttgttcattTTGGGTTAATTCTCTCTCATTGTTTTGACCGGTattaaaaagtttgtttttgccgggcgttggtggcgcacgcctttaatcccagcactcgggaggcagagccaggcggatctctgtgagttcgaggccagcctgggctaccaagtgagtcccaggaaaggcgcaaagctacacagagaaaccctgtctcgaatcaaatcaaaaaaaaaaaaaaaaaaaaaaaaagtttgtctttATTCATCCTTGAATGAATGCCCTTGCTGATATAGGGGGCAGTAAACTTTGGTTTTTTTCTCATCATCAAGATGAAGCTGGACTCTAGCAGAGATTGGAGTTTATACATAGTCTAAGGAATACCCAGCATCCCCCACTCCAGCAGGCATGCTGGAGACTCTTACATCATACGTCGTCTATCTGTCCTTCCTCACTGGGCCTTCTTGGTTCCTCTCAGGGCTTTCCTCCCCACCATGAACCTGGCTGCCCAGCGGGGAGGGGAAGCTGGATGCTGATGTAAAGGGGAGGTTTTGGTGGTGAGGCGGGCAGGGGGCCAGCTTGGTGACAACTCCACTCCCTGTCACCTTCAGGAGAAGGCAGATGAGGAGGGGCTAAAGAAGCTGATGGATGAGCTTGATGAGAACAGTGGCCAGCAGGTGGACTTCCAGGAGTACTCTGTGTTTCGGGCAGCTGTCCTTATGGTACGGGAAGACCTCTTCCAGGGGGTCCCCAGACCGGCCCGAAGCAGTGTGCCACTCCCTGCCACGAGTCTCCTGGACCGATAAGCTCTCTGTCTTTTTGAACTTGTGCTAAATAAACTGTTGTTTGTTCGTTTGTAGACAATCTTGTAATGGCTCAGTGATGCTGTGTGCCTTGGCTGGATCAGTTAAAGGGCTGGAAACAGAAAGCTCTCTGATTTCCAACACTTTCTGCACCCTGACTCTCCTGAGGCCGAAGGTCCTACTCTTTGGGATTTCACATAAATGAATGAGATTTTGGGAACTGAGGTAGGCTGGtaacatttttattgtgttaagaaagacattttaaaaaggcaGGTTGGGCATATTGGttcaacctttaatcccagcactcaggagacaggggcagagacatgGGCAGGGGCAGGACCGGGGCCAAGGGCAGggccaggggcaggggcagaggcagcagatctctaggagtttgaggctagcttggtctacagagtaagaccctgccttaaaacaaaacaaaacaaaaacaaacaggaaacataCAAAAAGATAATTGCCACCTACAGCTACAatcatttcccttccttccccaattTCAACAGAGAAGGGAGGGTATAACCTTACCTTACCCTTCGGGACTGTGAGTCCTACAGTTTCATTAAGGGTTCCCTTGTCAGATTCCAGGCCCTGGGCAGTGTACTTGTTTGTAGAAAAACTTGATTTTTCTATCTGCTTTCAAGTTGGCTAGCTCAATCTTGAGCTTACCCTCTCCCGGTTGATCCCTGCTAAAACCTCTTAGGAGCCAGCTCAAGCCAAGAATTCTTATGTTTTCTACCATTTTCCTTAAAACTGTAACCTAAGCTGCCATATATTTTctatctcccccccaccccccaacccagggccttgcgcttgctcggcaagcgctccaccactgagctaaatctccaagcCCATGTTTTGCATCCTAAGGCATATCAGGCCGCAGTTTGAGCACATCATTTGCTGTGTCACGACAAGGGTCACCAGCTTTCCATCCTATAAACTCTAGGCCCTATAGTTCACTCTTTCTTACCTCCATCCAATTTCATCTTTTATTATTCTTGATGGGTTTTGATAGCTCCTGGGTTTTGTACTAATAACACAAGCGTTCAGAAGTTACCCAAGGTCTGACCTGTGGTGGTTTAATGGAACTGTTTGCATTTGAATGCCCATGTGGTTAGACTTCTTGGTGGACAGTTCAAGTTTGGTTCAGTGGCTGACAGATGCCCTACTAGCTACCTGTTGCTGTAGGCAACAGTGAACCATTCTAAGACATGGTGGGTGAAAATGTAACGTTTGTATCTCTCATGGTTCTGTGGGTAGGTTGGAAATGGTTGTGGGAGTCTTACTTGGGGTATCTCAGGCAGTTGTAGGTAGAAGTTGGGGCTACAGTCACCCAAGGGTGCTCTCTCAGCAGACTTTGCACTTGGTGATGGTTGTGTGGCTGGAGCTCAGACAAAACCACCAGTGTGCTGAtcgatttatgtcaacttgacactaaccgcagtcatttgagaggagggaacctcgattgagaaaacgcctccataggTTTGGGCAAGCCtttagagtattttcttaattagtgattgatggggagaacccagcccattgtgggtggtaccatccctgggctggtggtccagggttctataagaaagcaggctgagcaagccatgaggagcaagccggtaagTGGTTCCCctttatggcctctgcatcagctcctgcctccaggttcctgccctggttgagtttctttcttgacttccttcagggatggACTACAGTGcagaagtgtgagccaaataaagcctttcctctccatcttgcagtttggtcatggtgttttgttgcagcaacagaaactctaactaagacaatcagCTTACTACATC includes:
- the LOC102928584 gene encoding LOW QUALITY PROTEIN: protein S100-A2 (The sequence of the model RefSeq protein was modified relative to this genomic sequence to represent the inferred CDS: inserted 1 base in 1 codon; deleted 1 base in 1 codon) gives rise to the protein MFSPLEEAMDVVVNTFYKYSRQEGDKHKLSKGEMKXTLQKELLSIVGEKADEEGLKKLMDELDENSGQQVDFQEYSVFRAAVLMVREDLFQGVPRPARSSVPLPATSLLDR